A window of the Planktothrix tepida PCC 9214 genome harbors these coding sequences:
- a CDS encoding helix-turn-helix transcriptional regulator has protein sequence MPRKKETLTLSVPPGTKEKLEDIAQRLDIKWGDKPSASGLIGAIALSQLEVGQPFTLDANQVKALKKATEVLVDSGSVEEAQILLSLLVNRGNLQAPLRQSLLQKVSQPTQAWRILVDQQIARKQPFHVVYTNSQKQQMEYTARYAEICFYEKRYYLQIWCDETEDSEDGPELHHNRCLRLDRINGILPIEGEWRESLDSIKVYLHFKKWLVNAYEPKPDDLENKVLGEVRQVVRRVVNPFWLIREVFRYGPDCEIVAPDAVRQRFKQEVTKLYQLYQD, from the coding sequence ATGCCCAGAAAAAAAGAAACCCTAACCCTGTCTGTCCCCCCTGGAACCAAAGAAAAGCTCGAAGACATCGCCCAACGCCTGGATATCAAATGGGGTGATAAACCCAGTGCATCGGGGTTAATTGGTGCGATCGCCCTTTCCCAACTCGAAGTCGGACAACCCTTTACCCTCGATGCCAATCAGGTCAAGGCATTAAAAAAAGCAACGGAAGTGTTAGTGGATTCGGGTTCTGTAGAGGAAGCTCAGATTTTATTATCCCTATTGGTCAACCGAGGCAACTTACAAGCTCCTTTGCGTCAGTCTCTCCTCCAAAAAGTCAGTCAACCCACTCAAGCATGGCGGATTTTAGTCGATCAGCAAATTGCCCGAAAACAGCCGTTTCACGTTGTTTATACCAACTCTCAAAAACAGCAAATGGAGTACACCGCCCGTTATGCTGAAATCTGCTTTTATGAGAAACGCTATTACTTACAAATATGGTGTGATGAAACCGAAGATAGCGAAGACGGGCCAGAACTCCATCACAATCGATGTTTGAGGTTAGACCGAATTAACGGAATTTTACCGATTGAGGGAGAATGGCGCGAATCGCTGGATTCTATAAAAGTGTACTTACACTTTAAAAAATGGTTAGTCAATGCCTATGAACCGAAACCGGACGATCTGGAAAACAAGGTTTTGGGTGAGGTGCGTCAGGTGGTGCGACGGGTTGTGAATCCGTTTTGGTTAATTCGGGAGGTGTTTCGCTATGGCCCAGATTGTGAAATTGTGGCACCGGATGCGGTACGACAACGATTTAAACAGGAAGTTACTAAACTTTATCAGCTATATCAAGATTAA